From the genome of Vitis riparia cultivar Riparia Gloire de Montpellier isolate 1030 chromosome 2, EGFV_Vit.rip_1.0, whole genome shotgun sequence:
ttaaatttataattaaaaaaaaacaaaatttaaaaattattttttattcttaaacttagaaatagatttaaaaaacaTGTCCGAAAGGAGACCctatattttaacaatttctCCTATACTGAACAAGTCCCACTGccttttagaagaaaaaatacgttattctttttgtattttgtaaAGAGGACTTGAAAGCTGAAAGATTATCTTCCAAAAGACTCAACTATATGATACTCTTGGCTTGACCATTTAGCTTTCCCGTcacatgaaaataatttcaaaagattttcaTACATgactttttcccttttttgccTTCACATGGAATCTAACTCAGACTCTGTCATCTTTATCTCTACTTTTCCATCATTTCAGTCCCACAAATAAtctttaaatgattaaaattcagaggaaataaaagtgaatgataTATGactgaataaataaaaatattgcatGTGCACTCATGTCCGGTTCGGCACACTCAAAAGGGGCAGCAGCGTGGACTGAAAAGGAGGGGGCCATCTTTTATTGCAACATTCTTATCTATGAGGAATGCTGCAAATGATAAAAAGTGAAGTGACCAAAAGAAAAGGCAGAAGGGTGAAGAGGCAGAGGGAGGGAGAGGGTCAAGACTCATCATTATCTTCAGGCTTTGGGCTTGAAGGTTTCACTGCGACTGCAATAAAAGTGAGAAAGAGATAGGGATCAAAATCTAGTAACGTGGATCCCATTTGAAGGCGAAAAGAGAGATGACTGTAAATCATGCGCAGATGGGATTAACTTTGCGAAAAGGTAAGGGTGGACTGTGGAGCCTACCCACCATTTTGTTtgaggggaggggaggggggcGTCTTTTGGGGTTGCGGTGGCGATGATGATGTGATGTGCACCAAATCATTTGATGCGTGGACTATTGCAGTGCTTCACCTCactctttcttctctctcttggtttctttttcttcattgtattTGTCGTACTCGTTCTTAGAAATGATTGAGTGGACTCTTCAACTCAGACTGCATCAATCGGGGTGACCATCTCGTGTGTCGCGCAACTCTTCTCTGTGACTGCAATTGGAGTCGGTCGCATCGAGCTTGGGCttcattggatttttgaaaaaacatacaGTAATTggacaaaaattattaaaatatgaccACTTTTCAAACTATTTCGAAATCTATATGAcatcaattcaattttaaagctatcttttcaaaaaaatataacttcaaaatttaagattatgtttggttgtgaaaaattaaaggaaaatataaaaaaataaaataaataaaatcaaaattcaataaatttttttatttgttatttaatatttattttatttattaacacaaaaaataaataattttaaaatacatgcatttttaactggttttaattatatttgatttttttaaatatttttgtataatacAATAAAACACGAGAATGAGATAAAAAATGTCGGATTAAAAgttaaactttggttgaaataATCAATGAAGTCAAAACTCAAGTTAGATATTTGGGTTGGAAGGATTAATGAATTCACAACTCGTATAAAATAAAGTTGATTCGGACTgcactaaggaaaaaaaaaattatatatatatatatatataatatggtAACAAGTCAAAAGAAAACTTATCAccataatgtaaaaataaatcatatctATTAAATCTCTTTTATATCACATTCATTTATCTAGTACACCAATTTGGTATAATGTCAacacttaaatttaatatatgaaatgaaattatttgtttttatataaaataaattatttaagtaTGAAttaaattctcaaaattaattataatttgtaTATCACTAGTTGAAATTTGTTGTAAATGCTTAATAAAGAATGATGAATGGTGAACAACGACCATGTTTATTTGTTGTAAATGCTTAATAAAGAATGATGAATGGTGAACGACCACCATGTTTATTTGTTGTAAATGCTTAATAAAGAATGATGAATGGTGAACGACCACCATGTTTATTAGCAAGGGAATCaaagttttcatttatttatcttaaagATGAGTTAATAATCCAAGCAATCTTGTAAGCTTATAAAAGACCCtttggaatgaaaaaaaaaaaaaagccatattaagaaagaaagttttttaAGTTCTTTCTTCCACTTTACCATTCTCTCATCTCAATTATCTTTTACAATTTATATTTCATTAGtttgtttcttgttttataaCATATTGTAGCACGAGCACGAGTTGCTCTGAAGgtaattatttgatattaaacTCGAGGTTgtttgtataaaataaattttacatttttatattaatattgatttttttagagGTCCTAGTAAAAAGATTGATCATTCACATGATGAAAACACTAATATTAactgatgttactttatattttGCTAGATCAATTAATATAtcattatgtcttatatttacatcttactattacatttattatatcattatttatattatgtcttgttttttttctcctaaatattagttatatttaaaatttatacgtTATTATGTCtaaagatgaatgaggatgatgtatgtcttgTAGAGTGTGCAAGCACACAATTTTTCGAGATGAAAGATACGTTTTTAAGTTGATATTAACAAAAGCTAATTTAAATACCATATTTGATACTATAAACTTGGTTAATGGCTCTGGAAGAGTAAACATGATACCaccaaataaaactaaattccatataaatgatACTTTATAttctaacaaataaaaaaaaaaaaaaaattgtctagttttaaaaatatccatagaaatgaatatgatattaaaactataaacgTAGATAATATAGAATATTATTACAttacttcttttatttatagtaaatagtttataatggaaaaactttTAACTTTCTCATTTGgattgtatcatacaactataaaatttattgaattatatgATGTCGTAAACCAAAAGTTCATtgactcaaatttttttatcttttggcATGATAAGTTAGGTCATTCAGGAGCTTCAATAATGCAGCGAATAATAAAAGATTtacatgggcatccactaaaaaattaaaagatttttttgtcTAATAAATACTCTTGTGTTGCTTGCTATTAAGATAAATTGGTAGTTATATTATCCTTTACTAAAGGCATATGGATGTGTTTTAACGTGATtagttataattaaataatatattcaatGATTGAGTTCACCTTCTTTGACCAACCCCTCACCCAAAACTGTGGACtaaaatctctttttatttttattttttattattgcatGTCGGTAAGAAATATCAGGAGGTGTGGAAAAATAAACACCACACAAATTCGATGAAGGTGATTTTCactgatttttctaaaaaaaataaaatgaaaaaacactaATTTATTGGATCAAAGGAATGACATGAAAAACATAGTAAAATCCTACTTGcctcttttctccttttcttattttcttttctttttctttttctttttttaagttttgaactATCTAACAATAGTAAAATCCCAataaccaaaaaccaaaaaaatcacAACAATCAAATCTGAAAGAGAAAAAGTcatgaaaattgagaaatttacAAAGCCAACAATTACAAAACAATAAGTGAGGGAGTAGTATGAAGGAGAGGAGAGTTGATCCATGACTTTTAAGTTGAATGACTAGTCCTATTTGGACTTattttatctaattaaaaataagttgtaagtcaaaaaggaaattaaaaaattatgatttgaattttgaaaataaattattttcataataaggaaagaaaataaatgtcaacttaaataaaaaataaaaaagtgaaattaatGTTAATGGTTTGCATCGCATACTTCAATAATTGTGTCTTGtgaggacaaaaaaaaaacaaaagaatgaaGCTAATGATTATATTGAATTAGGATATTTAAGAATTGTTCATGGAAAATTAGGACAAGTTTATCCAATGGGCTTTTGGGAAAGTTTAGCCCAATTTCAGGGTTTTGGGTAGGCCAGTCCAATTTTGGGCTTTTGAAAGTCCTATGGCCTGGGGAGGGTGAgcctttaaaataaattgagagCCCGATCCCACCCCCACTTAAATTTGGGTTTGAGTCCGGCTTTCCGGGCTTTGGGCTGGGGTTGACACTCGGCTATCTGGTTGGGTTTGGACTGAATCACACAATCAAATAGGCGTTTTTGATACtcgttgaaaaaaataattggtacTCAAAAAAGCAACCACATCAAGAaattaccatataaaaatatcttttgggaaaatatttttcaaatgatattGTGATCTCACCATTAATTTAAGATGATTGCAGTATCAAGTAACCTAAATCATATCTTGAAGAAGCAATTTCTTCGAAAAAAAGTTTTACTCAAAATCTTTATTCGCAAAAAtgttttctcaaatttatttaattatttaattaaaaagtcattttcctataaataaaactataactttgaatgaatttttatgataataaaattattatatatacatatatatatatatatatatatatatatatatatatatatatatatatataatcaaattaattaatttttttgtaataaatttaatatataataataaccattaattattttatatactattggtaaataacaatattataaaaatataaataatcttTACCAATAATTATTCCTTTCTTATTcaagttaaaatttttgtatatgAAGATTATATGGCATGTAAAAATAAATGTCCtgttatattaaattatatatttaccATAAAAGTTtagttttactataaaaaaatataatattttcataataacatttaattaatttaaaatttttgttttaaaaatgaattaaaatattttaattttcctatttattttttgtgtcttTACAAATCACCTCATagataagaaattaaattttaattgaaaggataattttttttcggCCATTTCTAAGTTTGTCTTAAGgaacttaaataatatttttcttccatttttctatttctgACTCTGTGAACCCCTCATGATTCATGAATGGAACCCAGATGCTTATTTTCCAAACTGAGCACAATCTCTTTATCAGTGAAGCAAGCAAAGCAAGTTCACGCACTAATACTGATCCATGGTCTGAGCCATCTGGAGCCAATCTTGGCCCGCCAAATCCTCCTTTCTGCCTCAAACTACTCTGCAACTGTCGCTCAATATGTCCATTCTGTCCTCCACCATTCCAAGTCTCCAGACTCCTTCTCATGGGCTTGCGCAATTCGTTTCTCCACCCAGCATGGCCAATTCAAAGAGGCTTTTGCTCTTTATGTTCAAATGCAGAGGTGGGGACTGTGCCCCACCACATTTGCTCTGTCTTCTGCTCTGAAGGCGTGTGCTAGAATTGCGTACAGAATGGGTGGGCTTTCCATTCATGGTCAGGTTCAGAAATTCGGGTttagtggtggtggtgatgggaTTTATGTGGAGACTGCTCTGGTGGATTTTTACTGCAAACTGGGTGATATGGAGATTGCACGGAAGATGTTTGATGAAATGGCTGAGAGGAATGTGGTTTCGTGGAATTCGATGTTAGCTGGGTATCTGAAGTCCGGGGATTTAGTGGTGGCCCAGAGGGTGTTTGATGAGATTCCGCAGAAAGATGTTATTTCGTGGAATTCGATGATTTCGGGATATGCCAGAGCAGGGGATATGCTAAAGGCGTCATCGTTGTTTCAACAAATGCCCGAGAGGAATTTCGCTTCTTGGAATGCGATGATTAGTGGGTATGTGGAGTTTGGGGACATAGATTCTGCTAGAAGCTTTTTTGATGCAATGCCGCAGAGAAATAATGTTTCTTGGATGACCATGATTTCTGGGTACTCAAAATGTGGGGATGTTGATTCTGCATGCGAACTATTTGATCAGGTCGGTGGGAAAGATCTGCTCTTATTTAATGCCATGATAGCTTGCTATGCTCAAAATAGTAGACCGAAGGAGGCTCTTAAGCTATTTAACAATATGCTTAATCCATATGTAAATGTTCAACCAGATGAGATGACTTTGGCTAGTGTTATATCTGCATGTTCTCAGTTAGGAGACTTGAGATTTGGGCCCTGGATCGAGTCATATATGAGAAGACTCGGAATTGAAATGGATGGTCATTTGGCCACTGCTTTACTTGACTTGTATGCAAAGTGTGGAAGCATTGATAAGGCATATGAATTGTTCCATGGTTTGAGAAAGAAGGATTTAGTTGCTTATACTGCAATGATCTTGGGGTGTGGCATAAATGGTAAAGCTATTGATGCAATCAAGTTGTTTGATGAGATGGTAGATGCCCAGATTTTCCCAAATTCAATCACCTTCACTGGGCTATTAACCGCCTATAACCATGCTGGTTTGGTTGAAGAAGGCTACCGTTGCTTTACCTCCATGAAAAAGTATAATCTTGTGCCTTCGGTTGATCATTATGGAATCATGGTTGATCTTTTTGGTAGGGCAGGAAGGCTACAAGAAGCACTTGAGCTAATAAAGAGTATGCCCATGCAGCCTCATGCTGGGGTTTGGGGAGCTTTGCTTCTTGCTTGCAGGTTGCATAATAATGTTGAGTTTGGGGAGATTGCAGCTCAGCATTGCTTCGAATTGGAGCCTGATACAACTGGTTATCGTTCTCTTCTTTCCAATATTTATGCATCTGGTGAGAGGTGGGATGATGTCAAGAGATTGAGAAAGGTCACGAAGGAGAAGGGATTTTCCAAAATACCTGGTTGCAGTTGGATGGAATCTGCTTGACTCccttttttataagaaatatgcACTCACAAAACAGTGTTTGCTCCATTTTGGGTTTGATAACACTTCATACTTCTGGTTTTCAGAGGACCAAGTTTTCATATCCTACCCTTTGTAGTTTCATAAACCCAGGAAAAGTACATGACTTGGGTAGTTGGATTAGAGTCAGATGTAGCACCATTGTAATTTATGGAAGCTAAACCTCTGGAAAGAAATGGAAATCTGCAAATTTTTTGATACCGAGGAAGGTTTTTTCCACTCAGCCATTGTAAGATTCTGGATACAATTGTTGCCGCCATATACCAGTTAAAGGTAGTAGCTATACTCTTCTTGCATCGCTGTTatctttgttcatttattcTACTGTGAAGCAAGTTGCATGAATACAACATTTATTGCTAGCAGCTTCATCTCCTTCTTTGCTTAAcaattaagtaatttttattaataaaattactaCAGATCAATGACATCTTAATATTTGATCCCTAGCTTCCCCAATTCTTGTCAGTGTCATGAATAATCTTTCATAATGACTTAGTGTTATTAAAAGTGATCGTCGGGGTCGGCTAGGCCattaggtcatttaatctaaCATTGGATTAAACAagcttttacctatcaaaaaaaaaaaaaaaaaaacattggattaaacaaagtataatatgaaatattatattatcaatcataaaaataatgagaTGAAGGGTTATCAATCTAGTCTTGATGAAAgtgatgacaattttaatttcaatgatgaCTATAATGATGATGCCCAAAGATTTTTTAGGatgttcattttcttattttgttttttattatgatttttagatgtctaaaaaaattagaatatccATTTAGACATGATGAATATCTCTATACAATATGATGTTTCTTATGATGTGgggtataatatttaacactttgaataattattactattttgttaattttataagatattatGAGAGATGGAAAATAAATAGTATTGATTGTTAAAGACAGTGCTTATATTGATTACGTATCGAATAGGTAAATATATATGTACATTTTTTATTGTCTTATTATAATCCAGCTATGGCCTTATTTTTTGCCTTTTGCCTTAAGCTAAAGGGAGTCTTCTTGCCTTGACATTGCCTTTTGCTTTTGACAACACTGCTTAATATTGTGTTCTCTTGTTCCATTGATCTCTTCCTCATTCCAAGAATTGTCCGTGAATTGTGCAGAACATTATTGGTGAAGGGGATTTTCAGCAATGATACGTGAAATGTTTACTGCAAGGTAATGAATCCCGGTACTAGATTGGAATCCTCTGAAACCTCCACACCACACTCCTTGCAGGCATTTCAGTTTTGGTCCACGTCCAAGTTGATAAGATGAAACAGACCTTGCTAAGTTCCTTGGAAGCTATTATCTTAAACATCTTGCAGAGCCCAAAGCCAGAGATTTGGTGGAGTGGGATTGTTCAATTATGGAACGTCCTTGGGATATGTCAAATGGATAAGGGAAGGTCAGGCTCCCGCTTTGATTTATGTGTTCAATGTGcattaaaaagatgaaaaaggagTTTCAATGGGGGCTGGAACAATTTACTGGGGCCATGCTCATGATCAATGGGCTACATAAAACAGGCGCATTTGGACGGCGGCTTGGACCATGGTTTGGTATGGGCCCCTTTGAATGAGTCTATGCTTATATCGCAAGCAATGAATATAATCATCTTTGTTGGAATGTTAGATGtaatttaagttgttaattttGCTTCATTTATTTTGGCGTAAGATTTTTCTAGACTATGTGTTTCACTATTCATTGAAGATTTAAGGCTGTGTAATCAATTGAATGACACAAATAAGTATGGACAGGTTTGGAAAATGCCAATAGAATTTATTTAAGACTTGTAgttgattcaaaatttttaaaattgagtaaaaatgtttttaaaatatgtatcaaaaaatggtaaaatcccaattttgcaaaattggattaaatttataatgtaattgaattaattttacaattataattggatttattttatacttgtactttaatttattttagaaatagtAATTTGAGTCCATAGGCATTCATAGGATATAAATACCTTGCCTAACATAGATTTTGGTTTTGATGCAAATATTGGAAAAATCCTAATTTACCTTCCAATTTCCAAAAGCTCTCAAAGAAGATGTTAAACTAATTATGGGTTATCAAAACAGGTCAACATCCCATTAGGAGTTGAGGCAAATCCATTGCAGCATATGAGGTGTTGCATTAGGCATGTGAATCATGGAATAGGTTTTGAAGAGTAAATCTAGGGTTAGCTTCTACCGTGGATTTTAGATTCGAGATCTTCAACTCAATGACTTTTTATCTCTGAACTTGTGTGGAggtttttacataaaaatattgtCTCATTTATGTTGGATAGCTATTGttcatttctaatttcttaaggcttaattgaattaaaaaaagggTTAAAGTTTTGGGCTTAAATAACCACCTCTAGTTATACTATAACTCCGATTTAGAAACTTTTCAATATCCTTTTAGGACCATTCATTTTAAATAGTCGacctcaaaattttctaaatgatTTATAACCTTAATTCATGTTTAATTTGTTGGATATAGtatgaaatatgataaaagataaggtaatatatttaattaatgatcggtgatgaataaaataaatcagATTTCATCTTCAATTAAACAGAGATAGAATATAttatatcacttttttttttctttttattatatatattttaggatTTTGAGTTAACATATGAGATATACATATGACATGAAtcataaagttttttattttattttttttcaattttctatattacttatttgatataacaaaacattttaatcaaaaaaataattttacagtaaaaaatattaacaaataagtataaaatatgccataaaatgggaaaaacaatgaaaactaaatcataaattgtagaaagatttttaaataatgtcaaATATGTGAAAGATTTCAT
Proteins encoded in this window:
- the LOC117928081 gene encoding pentatricopeptide repeat-containing protein At4g22760, which gives rise to MEPRCLFSKLSTISLSVKQAKQVHALILIHGLSHLEPILARQILLSASNYSATVAQYVHSVLHHSKSPDSFSWACAIRFSTQHGQFKEAFALYVQMQRWGLCPTTFALSSALKACARIAYRMGGLSIHGQVQKFGFSGGGDGIYVETALVDFYCKLGDMEIARKMFDEMAERNVVSWNSMLAGYLKSGDLVVAQRVFDEIPQKDVISWNSMISGYARAGDMLKASSLFQQMPERNFASWNAMISGYVEFGDIDSARSFFDAMPQRNNVSWMTMISGYSKCGDVDSACELFDQVGGKDLLLFNAMIACYAQNSRPKEALKLFNNMLNPYVNVQPDEMTLASVISACSQLGDLRFGPWIESYMRRLGIEMDGHLATALLDLYAKCGSIDKAYELFHGLRKKDLVAYTAMILGCGINGKAIDAIKLFDEMVDAQIFPNSITFTGLLTAYNHAGLVEEGYRCFTSMKKYNLVPSVDHYGIMVDLFGRAGRLQEALELIKSMPMQPHAGVWGALLLACRLHNNVEFGEIAAQHCFELEPDTTGYRSLLSNIYASGERWDDVKRLRKVTKEKGFSKIPGCSWMESA